The Nitrospirota bacterium genome includes a window with the following:
- a CDS encoding redoxin domain-containing protein encodes MTESLSIGQVVPNFEMEIYDPTKSDFGKISLEDIKGKRQWLVLFFYPADFTFVCPTEIDDLADRYKELKDIGCEVLSVSTDTKFSHMAWHQSEKLMEGVKFPMGADPTGKVSRMFGIYDENTGLALRGTFIINPEGKLIGSEVNFYNNGRNADELMRKMQANVYLSNHTDEVCPAKWKEGDKTIKPSAKIVGKIYEAMK; translated from the coding sequence ATGACAGAATCTTTATCAATAGGACAGGTAGTACCAAACTTTGAGATGGAAATATATGACCCGACTAAGAGCGATTTCGGGAAGATAAGCCTTGAGGATATAAAGGGGAAAAGGCAGTGGTTAGTGTTATTTTTCTATCCTGCTGATTTTACCTTTGTATGCCCCACAGAAATTGATGACCTGGCAGACAGGTATAAGGAACTAAAAGACATCGGCTGTGAAGTTCTTTCAGTCAGTACTGACACGAAGTTCTCTCACATGGCATGGCATCAGTCAGAAAAGCTTATGGAAGGGGTAAAATTCCCTATGGGTGCAGACCCGACAGGGAAGGTATCAAGGATGTTCGGCATTTATGATGAGAACACAGGACTTGCCCTGAGGGGAACATTTATTATTAATCCTGAAGGAAAACTGATCGGCTCTGAGGTCAATTTTTACAATAACGGCAGGAACGCTGATGAACTCATGAGAAAGATGCAGGCCAATGTCTATCTCTCAAATCACACTGATGAGGTCTGCCCTGCAAAGTGGAAAGAAGGGGATAAGACCATTAAACCATCAGCAAAAATCGTCGGGAAAATCTACGAGGCAATGAAATAA
- a CDS encoding transcriptional repressor yields MEKIVEKYKDKGLRLTAQRIAILKFLEGNTSHPTAENIFREVKKGNPTLSFATVYNTLQALRDKGELLEITIDPAKKHYDPNTTPHHHIVCTECNEIHDVFVDYSDVLKLPGNVLKEFKPLGNHVDFYGLCRNCQKKMIKKKGGESEATI; encoded by the coding sequence GTGGAAAAAATAGTTGAAAAATATAAAGATAAAGGATTAAGATTAACAGCACAGAGGATTGCCATTCTAAAGTTCCTTGAAGGCAACACAAGCCACCCGACTGCAGAGAATATTTTCAGAGAGGTTAAAAAAGGTAATCCGACTCTCTCGTTCGCAACTGTCTACAATACACTTCAGGCGTTAAGGGATAAGGGAGAATTATTAGAAATTACCATTGACCCTGCTAAAAAACACTATGACCCCAACACTACCCCGCATCATCACATAGTATGTACTGAATGTAATGAAATCCATGATGTGTTTGTTGACTACTCAGATGTATTAAAGCTCCCCGGCAATGTACTAAAGGAGTTTAAACCGCTCGGAAACCATGTTGATTTTTATGGCTTATGTAGGAACTGCCAGAAAAAAATGATAAAGAAGAAGGGGGGTGAATCAGAAGCAACTATTTAA
- the tsaB gene encoding tRNA (adenosine(37)-N6)-threonylcarbamoyltransferase complex dimerization subunit type 1 TsaB, whose translation MVKMKVLGIDTSTLMGSVGIIEDGRPIAQYSLSIEVTHSERLLDTVNTMLKDSRINIDSVDGFAISIGPGSFTGLRIGLGTVKGLCMVTGKQAAGVSTLEALASNLPFCKYTICPVLDARKKEVYTALFKYDENGSIIRVTEDMAVSPEFLVENLIARIEGSVVFLGDGVYVYEDLLSKQLNDKALFAPVNCLLPSGLSVARIGMQKLLNGEVLPPTGVPAYIRKSEAEVKKRKKEVDRLKAEVRS comes from the coding sequence GTGGTAAAAATGAAAGTTCTTGGAATAGACACCTCAACACTTATGGGAAGCGTCGGGATCATCGAGGATGGCCGTCCCATTGCTCAGTATAGCCTGAGCATAGAAGTAACTCATTCAGAGAGGCTTCTTGATACAGTAAATACAATGTTAAAGGATTCAAGGATTAACATTGATTCAGTTGATGGGTTTGCTATATCTATCGGACCGGGTTCTTTTACCGGGCTTCGTATCGGGCTTGGAACTGTTAAAGGTCTATGTATGGTGACGGGTAAACAGGCCGCCGGTGTCTCTACCCTTGAGGCACTTGCATCTAATCTCCCTTTCTGTAAATATACTATCTGTCCTGTGCTTGATGCACGGAAAAAAGAGGTTTATACAGCCCTGTTTAAATATGATGAAAATGGGAGTATTATACGGGTAACTGAAGATATGGCAGTTTCTCCTGAGTTTCTTGTTGAGAACCTTATAGCCCGGATTGAGGGATCTGTAGTATTTCTTGGGGATGGGGTATATGTTTATGAGGATTTATTAAGTAAACAGCTTAATGATAAAGCGCTTTTTGCCCCGGTTAATTGCCTCCTACCATCGGGGCTGTCAGTAGCGAGGATTGGAATGCAGAAGTTATTGAATGGCGAGGTGCTTCCTCCAACCGGAGTTCCTGCGTATATAAGGAAATCAGAGGCGGAGGTGAAGAAGCGGAAGAAAGAGGTTGATAGACTGAAGGCTGAAGTAAGAAGTTAG
- the rimI gene encoding ribosomal protein S18-alanine N-acetyltransferase: MVKEENITITDMKEGDLAEVLEIEEQSFTDPWSCNMFKAELSNPFSNVWLARDRSGMLMGYICFWLIEDEAHILDLAVSPIYRGKGVGALLLSVSLDYWDAKGIRVAYLEVRESNMTARKLYDKFGFKMMMRRTKYYRNPVEDAFIMGLEIR, encoded by the coding sequence ATGGTGAAAGAAGAAAATATTACAATAACAGATATGAAAGAGGGGGATTTAGCGGAGGTTCTTGAGATAGAAGAGCAATCCTTTACTGATCCCTGGTCATGCAACATGTTTAAGGCTGAGTTATCCAACCCATTTTCTAATGTGTGGTTAGCTCGTGACCGGAGCGGTATGTTAATGGGTTATATATGCTTCTGGTTGATAGAAGACGAGGCACATATATTGGATCTTGCTGTGAGCCCTATTTACAGAGGCAAAGGCGTGGGAGCACTGCTTTTATCTGTATCCTTAGACTATTGGGATGCAAAAGGGATTCGGGTTGCATATCTTGAGGTAAGGGAATCTAACATGACTGCACGCAAGCTCTATGATAAATTCGGTTTCAAGATGATGATGAGGCGTACTAAGTATTATAGAAATCCTGTTGAAGATGCGTTTATAATGGGGCTGGAGATTAGATAA
- a CDS encoding DUF465 domain-containing protein, which yields MIDKHSVLIDRLRRENDDFLMWEEKHIRLEREIRGFNRKHVLTPAEELIRKNLQKEKLIAKDKMKEIIKMEESKENSR from the coding sequence ATGATTGATAAGCATAGTGTTTTGATAGACAGGCTGCGCCGGGAGAATGATGATTTTTTGATGTGGGAAGAAAAGCACATAAGGCTTGAACGGGAGATAAGGGGGTTTAACAGAAAACATGTTCTTACTCCTGCAGAAGAATTGATAAGGAAAAACCTTCAGAAAGAAAAGCTCATTGCAAAGGATAAGATGAAGGAGATAATAAAGATGGAAGAGAGTAAAGAAAATTCCAGATAA
- the tatC gene encoding twin-arginine translocase subunit TatC yields MKEVFDKRMSLTGHLAELRTCLIVSVIAVAISFVIAFYFSEQLLRFLIRLINEENRPQFIFLTPAEALWTNFKVAMFAGIILSFPVILYEIWRFIYPALREKERKYVLPFLISGVVFFAIGLVFCYTVVLKYALNFLMTYKTADLTPLISIGSYLDFVMKFMLAFGLIFELPLAIIFLTKIGLLTPAFLSKNRKYAILINFIVAAILTPTPDVFNQLLMAVPLIVLYELGILGARIFCREAKK; encoded by the coding sequence ATGAAAGAGGTTTTTGATAAACGGATGTCCCTGACCGGACACCTTGCCGAGTTGAGGACATGCTTAATAGTCTCTGTTATAGCAGTTGCCATAAGTTTTGTAATTGCATTTTATTTTTCAGAGCAGTTATTAAGGTTTCTCATTAGACTGATTAACGAGGAAAACAGACCTCAATTTATATTTTTAACTCCTGCCGAGGCACTCTGGACCAATTTTAAGGTAGCCATGTTTGCCGGAATTATCCTTTCATTTCCCGTAATCTTATATGAAATCTGGAGATTCATCTATCCTGCCCTACGTGAGAAGGAGAGAAAGTATGTACTCCCGTTTCTTATATCCGGTGTGGTTTTCTTTGCAATAGGGCTTGTATTTTGCTACACAGTAGTGCTTAAATACGCCCTGAATTTTCTTATGACCTATAAGACTGCTGACCTTACCCCGCTTATATCAATAGGTTCATATCTGGACTTTGTAATGAAATTTATGCTCGCCTTTGGATTAATCTTCGAACTGCCGCTTGCGATTATTTTTCTCACTAAAATAGGTTTGCTCACACCGGCATTTTTATCAAAAAACAGGAAATATGCAATACTGATAAATTTTATAGTTGCAGCCATTCTCACTCCAACTCCTGATGTCTTTAACCAACTGCTTATGGCAGTCCCCCTGATTGTGCTTTATGAGCTTGGTATTTTAGGTGCAAGGATTTTTTGCAGAGAGGCGAAGAAGTAA
- a CDS encoding GAF domain-containing protein — protein sequence MVFCIVMEEYIKELKTIEKKRWELLSLELIILGFLTCAVIVLSILEQKYLTLFFLGLLTTLFSIYLINKEKEFKRLNANLTEEQFKNIEERIRTASVKERLNEVVLLYKVGRISVSSLSLQKKLDKILHIAFNLVNADRASIMLPNDVTGNFIIASSINFDEAILRTVLQKIDDGVAGWVLKNKTPLILTGKIEDNQIKNLAKKKDEINSAISLPIKLKGKVIGVMNMSYLVGTDRVFTEHHLRLLSIFTRYIATTMEHTQLAIKKQLIPS from the coding sequence ATGGTATTTTGTATCGTGATGGAAGAATATATAAAAGAGCTTAAGACAATAGAAAAAAAGAGGTGGGAGCTTCTTAGTCTCGAGTTGATTATATTAGGCTTTTTAACCTGCGCAGTTATCGTCTTATCAATACTCGAGCAGAAGTATCTTACGCTTTTTTTTCTCGGACTTCTTACAACTTTATTTTCCATCTATTTAATCAATAAGGAAAAGGAATTTAAGAGACTCAACGCCAACCTTACCGAAGAGCAGTTCAAAAACATTGAGGAACGCATCAGGACAGCATCCGTTAAAGAACGGTTAAATGAGGTAGTGCTTTTATATAAGGTAGGCAGGATAAGCGTGTCATCTCTTTCCCTTCAGAAAAAACTCGATAAGATATTACATATCGCATTCAACCTTGTAAACGCAGACCGAGCCTCGATCATGCTCCCGAATGATGTAACAGGTAATTTTATTATTGCAAGCTCCATAAATTTTGACGAAGCCATTTTAAGAACCGTGCTTCAAAAGATTGATGACGGAGTTGCCGGATGGGTCTTAAAAAATAAGACACCACTTATCCTTACCGGCAAAATAGAAGATAATCAGATAAAAAATCTGGCAAAGAAAAAGGATGAGATAAATTCTGCAATCAGTCTTCCCATAAAGCTAAAAGGCAAAGTAATCGGTGTTATGAATATGAGCTATCTTGTGGGAACTGACAGGGTATTTACGGAACACCACCTGAGATTACTATCTATATTTACAAGATACATCGCCACAACAATGGAACATACCCAGCTTGCCATAAAGAAGCAATTGATACCGTCTTAA
- a CDS encoding tetratricopeptide repeat protein, which produces MKIKKKAPKQKEVVTESERVQNLYDDLSFKFEDIFSKYSSAIIAAIVIIIVVGLGVLGYRYMSGKWDKDASALESTAYNYYVEGNYKEAITAYQKITEKYSSSDNAPVAMYYLGNSYLGLGQNDEAIKTYQKAIEKYKNEKTIIPLAWTDIGYAYMNKKDYANAISAFKQAATAGNSLVADRAVYETALAFEASGNKTSAVERYEYLKKVYPNSPLTQDAVAKLNKIQGNTPVLQPPQVVNQPAKIEVKEKK; this is translated from the coding sequence GTGAAAATAAAGAAGAAGGCCCCAAAACAAAAGGAAGTTGTAACAGAATCAGAACGTGTGCAGAATTTATATGACGATTTGTCATTTAAGTTTGAGGATATTTTTTCGAAGTACAGTTCAGCAATAATTGCTGCAATAGTTATTATTATAGTCGTCGGCCTTGGTGTTCTTGGTTATCGCTACATGTCCGGCAAATGGGATAAGGATGCGTCAGCCCTGGAGAGCACTGCGTATAATTATTATGTTGAAGGAAACTATAAAGAGGCAATTACCGCGTATCAGAAGATAACGGAAAAGTATTCATCCAGTGATAATGCACCGGTTGCAATGTATTATCTTGGGAATAGTTACCTCGGACTTGGACAGAATGATGAGGCGATTAAGACCTATCAAAAGGCGATTGAGAAATATAAAAATGAGAAGACTATAATTCCGCTTGCATGGACTGATATCGGATATGCCTACATGAATAAGAAAGATTATGCCAATGCAATATCCGCATTTAAACAGGCTGCAACAGCAGGAAACTCTCTTGTTGCCGACAGGGCGGTATATGAGACTGCTCTGGCGTTCGAAGCGTCCGGTAATAAGACCTCTGCAGTTGAACGGTATGAGTATCTGAAAAAGGTATATCCAAACTCGCCATTGACACAGGATGCGGTTGCCAAACTTAATAAGATTCAGGGGAACACACCGGTACTGCAACCACCGCAGGTTGTTAATCAACCGGCTAAAATTGAGGTAAAAGAAAAGAAATAA
- a CDS encoding SDR family oxidoreductase: MPRILITGGSGFIGSHLCERFLSEGHEVICMDNLITGDVNNISHIKDSRFSFVHYDVTNYVYVKGNLDYILHFASPASPIDYMEFPIQTLKVGSIGTHKALGLAKEKGARLLLASTSEVYGDPVIHPQNEDYWGNVNPVGPRGVYDEAKRFAEALTMAYQRYHGVDTRIVRIFNTYGPRMRIRDGRAIPNFITQALSDEDVTVYGDGGQTRSFCYVSDLVDGIYRLLMSDYKSPVNIGNPHEMTVLEMAQEIIALTKSKSKIIKLPLPEDDPKVRQPDITRAKSILGWEPHVALKDGLHSTISYFRQKLGILS; this comes from the coding sequence ATGCCGAGAATACTTATTACAGGCGGGTCAGGCTTTATCGGCTCACATCTTTGCGAGAGATTCCTCTCTGAAGGTCATGAGGTTATATGTATGGATAACCTCATAACCGGTGATGTAAATAACATCAGTCATATCAAGGACAGCAGATTTTCCTTTGTCCATTATGATGTGACAAACTATGTATATGTTAAGGGGAACCTTGATTATATACTCCATTTTGCAAGTCCTGCCAGCCCGATTGATTATATGGAATTTCCAATCCAGACCTTAAAGGTCGGCTCTATCGGGACTCATAAGGCACTCGGCCTTGCAAAGGAAAAAGGCGCCCGCCTTTTGCTTGCATCCACATCTGAGGTGTATGGGGACCCTGTTATCCATCCACAGAATGAAGATTACTGGGGGAATGTAAATCCTGTAGGACCTCGTGGTGTGTATGATGAGGCCAAGAGATTTGCAGAGGCCCTGACAATGGCCTATCAAAGATACCATGGAGTAGATACAAGGATTGTCAGGATATTCAATACCTATGGGCCGAGGATGAGGATTAGGGACGGAAGGGCTATACCGAACTTTATTACTCAGGCACTCAGTGATGAGGATGTAACTGTGTATGGAGACGGCGGTCAGACAAGGAGTTTTTGTTATGTATCAGATTTAGTAGACGGCATATACAGACTGCTGATGTCTGATTATAAGTCACCTGTAAATATAGGTAATCCGCATGAGATGACGGTGCTTGAGATGGCACAGGAGATAATCGCACTTACAAAAAGTAAAAGTAAGATCATTAAACTGCCGCTGCCTGAGGATGACCCAAAGGTCAGACAGCCTGATATTACAAGGGCGAAGAGTATACTCGGATGGGAACCTCATGTAGCATTAAAAGACGGACTGCATAGTACTATAAGTTATTTCAGGCAGAAGCTTGGGATATTATCTTAA